A region from the Vicia villosa cultivar HV-30 ecotype Madison, WI linkage group LG3, Vvil1.0, whole genome shotgun sequence genome encodes:
- the LOC131659225 gene encoding uncharacterized protein LOC131659225, producing the protein MRAQVTSQMAQFMEVMQGPGVIPPTANEGNPRGPPQPTPEGQPTQQIRRTAAIPVLEEDRHEDLFPESEWGLPHDAGRMFRGLEERMRAMEGQGLGMDISDLGLVPGVHVPPKFKVPDFEKYKGNTCPKTHVRAYYRKMHVYSEDEGLLMHFFQDSPTRASLEWYMRFERANIRSWRDLVEAFIKQYQYDVYMAPNRTQLQNLSQKANESFKEYAQKWRELAARVQPPMLEREMMDMFTNALEGQYYSACSASSSYADLVIIGEQIDSGIKAGRIQNPSAASSSSGTGGKKPYNGFAKKREGKTSAAYYGGGRNQAYQQVAAVTIPNVPFQHQQQGYPPRQYQQRPKMPERVFDPIPMTYAQVLPYLLDLNLVQLRTLATPAKLPASWDANARCEFHSGSPGHNIENCKALKHKVQDLLDSKAIEFTPTQGPNVVQNPMPPHGAHAANAIEVVEDARLVKDVIELGSLLPLLKKELLRMDLYSGCGEFCADCIAISSVCDKVKSGVQQLIDSGYLQFERVRRLEMVENEVNVASIPYTPAKIPIPARAPPLVITLPGPVPYNSEKAIPWNYGGEVFHQGAKYEVKVSVEKEDIDNVVGIGRMTRSGRIFNPPQNTRDDNVEALAQAKGKRVVEDAVDQGQSSNSEDAVAKEMEEFLKIIKKSEYKVVDQLSQTQSKISILQLLLCSETRRNALLRLLSTAFVPPEISVNQLEGVVSNINAGNGLGFTDADLPSEGRNLNRALHISVECKGTMLSRVLVDTGSSLNVLPKSSLMRLDYSGVEIRPSELTVRAFDGSKRSVFGEVDLPIMIGPQLFTITFFVMDIHPSYSCLLGRPWIHAAGAVTSTLHQKLKFATQGKIVTICGEEEHVVSHLASFRYIEVEGEVHETPCQAFEAVQTIKIPYVDNKKLEAPMSSLKEAKAVVESGHPEG; encoded by the exons ATGAGAGCTCAGGTTACTTCTCAGATGGCTCAGTTCATGGAAGTCATGCAAG GACCTGGTGTAATTCCTCCTACTGCCAATGAAGGTAATCCTCGGGGGCCTCCTCAGCCTACTCCTGAAGGACAACCTACACAACAAATCAGAAGGACCGCTGCTATCCCTGTGTTGGAAGAGGACCGACACGAGGATTTGTTTCCTGAAAGTGAATGGGGACTTCCACATGATGCTGGAAGGATGTTTAGAGGTCTAGAAGAAAGGATGAGGGCCATGGAAGGTCAAGGACTTGGTATGGACATTAGCGACTTGGGTTTAGTTCCTGGCGTCCATGTGCCACCGAAGTTCAAGGTACctgactttgaaaaatacaaggggAATACTTGCCCTAAGACACATGTCCGAGCTTACTATCGCAAAATGCATGTATACTCTGAGGACGAAGGACTGTTGatgcacttcttccaagatagcccGACTAGGGCATCCTTGGAATGGTACATGAGATTTGAGAGGGCTAACATCCGAAGTTGGAGGGACTTAGTCGAGGCCTTCATAAAGCAATATCAGTATGATGTCTACATGGCACCAAATCGCACTCAGTTGCAGAATCTATCCCAGAAAGCTAATgagtccttcaaagaatatgcgcAGAAATGGCGCGAGTTGGCGGCTAGAGTCCAACCACCTATGCTGGAAAGAGAGATGATGGACATGTTCACTAATGCTCTAGAGGGCCAATATTACTCCGCCTGCTCTGCATCTTCGAGCTACGCTGACCTGGTTATTATTGGTGAACAAATTGATAGTGGGATTAAGGCTGGTAGAATACAGAATCCAAGTGCTGCTAGTTCTTCCTCTGGGACTGGTGGAAAGAAGCCATACAATGGATTTGCCAAGAAAAGAGAGGGCAAGACTAGTGCTGCTTACTATGGTGGAGGTAGAAATCAGGCTTATCAACAAGTAGCCGCTGTGACTATACCAAATGTTCCTTTCCAACATCAACAACAAGGGTATCCACCACGACAGTATCAACAACGACCGAAAATGCCAGAAAGGGTTTTTGATCCGATCCCGatgacatatgcacaagtattgcCATATCTCCTCGATTTGAATTTGGTCCAATTGAGGACTTTGGCCACTCCTGCTAAGTTGCCTGCCAGTTGGGATGCCAATGCAAGATGTGAGTTCCACTCTGGGTCACCTGGACATAATATTGAAAACTGTAAAGCATTAAAGCATaaagtccaggatcttctcgaCTCTAAAGCCATCGAGTTTACTCCTACTCAAGGACCTAATGTTGTTCAGAATCCTATGCCTCCCCATGGAGCTCATGCTGCAAATGCCATTGAGGTTGTTGAAGATGCTCGCTTGGTCAAGGATGTGATCGAATTGGGCTCTCTGTTGCCATTATTGAAAAAGGAATTATTGAGGATGGATCTATACTCTGGTTGTGGAGAATTCTGTGCTGATTGCATTGCCATTTCCTCAGTTTGTGATAAGGTGAAAAGTGGGGTTCAACAGTTGATAGATAGTGGGTATCTACAGTTTGAGCGTGTGCGACGTTTGGAAATGGTTGAAAACGAAGTTAACGTGGCCTCCATCCCGTATACTCCTGCCAAGATTCCAATTCCTGCTAGAGCGCCTCCTTTAGTCATTACTTTGCCTGGTCCCGTCCCATATAACAGTGAAAAAGCAATCCCCTGGAATTATGGGGGAGAAGTTTTCCACCAAGGGGCCAAGTATGAGGTTAAAGTGTCGGTTGAGAAAGAAGATATTGATAATGTTGTTGGCATTGGAAGAATGACAAGAAGTGGTCGTATTTTCAATCCTCCCCAGAATACTCGCGATGATAATGTAGAAGCTCTAGCTCAAGCTAAAGGAAAAAGAGTGGTAGAAGATGCAGTGGATCAGGGGCAAAGCTCTAATTCTGAAGATGCTGTGGCCAAGGAAATGGAAGAGTTCCTAAAGATCATCAAGAAAAGTGAGTATAAAGTGGTTGACCAATTGAGTCAAACTCAATCAAAGATTTCGATTTTGCAGTTGCTCTTGTGTTCGGAGACACGCCGAAATGCCTTGTTGAGACTCTTAAGTACTGCCTTTGTCCCTCCGGAGATTTCAGTGAATCAACTTGAAGGAGTGGTGTCAAACATCAACGCTGGTAATGGATTGGGATTCACTGATGCAGACCTGCCTTCCGAAGGTAGAAACCTCAATAGAGCTTTGCATATATCAGTGGAGTGTAAAGGGACTATGTTATCACGTGTTCTCGTGGATACTGGATCTTCTTTGAATGTATTACCGAAGTCGTCTTTGATGAGGCTAGATTATTCTGGTGTTGAGATAAGGCCGAGTGAATTGACAGTGAGAGCCTTTGATGGCTCAAAGAGATCAGTGTTTGGGGAGGTTGACCTGCCGATAATGATAGGCCCTCAGCTCTTCACTATTACTTTCTTTGTGATGGATATCCACCCGTCTTACAGTTGTCTcctgggacgcccatggatccacgcTGCTGGGGCCGTGACTTCCACATTGCATCAGAAACTCAAATTTGCGACTCAAGGAAAGATAGTCACAATATGTGGGGAAGAAGAACATGTGGTAAGTCATCTTGCGTCCTTCAGGTATATCGAGGTGGAAGGAGAGGTCCACGAGACGCCATGCCAGGCCTTTGAGGCTGTCCAGACTATCAAGATCCCCTATGTTGACAATAAGAAGTTGGAAGCTCCCATGTCTTCACTAAAGGAAGCTAAAGCTGTGGTTGAATCTGGTCATCCTGAAGGATGA